The nucleotide sequence cttggtgttgttctGGATGGTGAAACCGCCGCCAATCTCCTCCAGAGCGGGGAAGGAAACGTTGGTGAGCTTGTTCATGTCGACAAGAGACAGTGTCTCCGTGATCGTGGTCAGGTTGGGGGCGGAGAAAGACTTGAGCTCGGGGTTGGCgttcagcttcaagctcttggtcACCTCCTGGAGAGCAGGAACCTTGAAGGACTTGGCGCTAGAAATTTGGATCTCGGCAGCAGTCTCGAGTTTGTTCATGGTAATTTCCATAACGTCGTTGCCATTGTCGAAGATCAGGAGCTGGGTGGTAACGTTAACGAGATCGGAGTTGAAAGCGTTCATCTTTCGGTTGTTGTCAATTTGGAAACTCTCGACACTGGCGACGCTGAGACCGCTAAGATCACTGATGAAAGTGTCGGTGATTCGAATGCTCTTGATCTTAGTAACGCCTTCGGTACCGAAGTTCAGCTCGCCGAGTCGgggaagcttgatgaagctaAGCTCGCCCAGGCTCTGGAGTGAAGAGAAttcgaggttgttgagggcctcgaggttgttgagctCGAACGTTCCAGTGATGGAATTGATAGTGGTGCTGGAGAGAGAGATAAGGTCTCCAGCGTTCTTGGCCTGGAAGTTACCCTTGATCTGCTTGGGGCCGT is from Fusarium musae strain F31 chromosome 4, whole genome shotgun sequence and encodes:
- a CDS encoding hypothetical protein (EggNog:ENOG41), which codes for MHSVKVLSAIAALGVSAVSAATCTKDIKITEPTQVISCDVVDADVIIDKSVSGAVVINGPKQIKGNFQAKNAGDLISLSSTTINSITGTFELNNLEALNNLEFSSLQSLGELSFIKLPRLGELNFGTEGVTKIKSIRITDTFISDLSGLSVASVESFQIDNNRKMNAFNSDLVNVTTQLLIFDNGNDVMEITMNKLETAAEIQISSAKSFKVPALQEVTKSLKLNANPELKSFSAPNLTTITETLSLVDMNKLTNVSFPALEEIGGGFTIQNNTKLEAIDDFPKLEKVTGGVALRGSFEKVELPKLDQVSGSVVVSSTTDIKEFCDYFDNLKKDKKIDGEEKCTSNNKEANEGKDGGEESDGSSESNNSDDKEDAAGIVSVNMAVLALAGVAAVAQLF